One Malus sylvestris chromosome 14, drMalSylv7.2, whole genome shotgun sequence DNA segment encodes these proteins:
- the LOC126598863 gene encoding dual specificity protein phosphatase PHS1-like isoform X1, which yields MAKEQSQEPAITNLLQLQDKEEYKELDPGSEEPEAPLPLTVTSRVLYMLGDIAAGPAYRITQWLELVRKRSAKYHSSGFPHRLPRFDSMPSSVGDFVDDWKGSLPCEQTTEVNLWERLGKAATLDIESSYFSWDRLSSLHHTEHSSSNDNSEDEMNKALEVTVNSGGVVFFGLFNQPGNDDASTKEAAAVIKISSSRMATQSERLGYEIAKWLGVRTPQARVIHNCSLEWLQIKEAAEKARDAASAEGDECGEMTCSELLEALELSRCLLLMSYVHGSPLLESPTVFESRETAEKTAAALGRILMLDLVIRNEDRLPCHKLRWRGNSANLLLADKMSLGNMDSLGESLDSTIKRYKPRVIRGLHKDRRVTSVDSKLGTHNAVLVPQTSDLSDIVESPRSIKSALSDDAVHSDFPVLAIDSGVPRRPPAGKRANDQEIYPRLVELLLNSSEYSSNVLHEITLGKLGRSTIQETDASDMPAFEMASVVQEFRGGFRAALRDLQGFHIFLLTLHQRLENLLRIFFNIIDRISSGESDKEDLAVPESSSHAAGSVHCASPPSKERLINENNPDFSDSELQRTAPRSSYSGNKEGYDCSSPMSRDGLHGRFSKGIAEPLRSLRLTAKLRDFHKYAKVDAESNKELEQWNEMLKFDAVKLCQENNFNSGFFEGSDNNGVVDAYELKVRLEHILERIALISGAANTERPSRVTSCMFIGGALAARSVFTLQRLEITHVLCLCSNEIGQADSQFPDLFEYKNFAICDNDDTNISTIFDEAIGFIDRVEQKRGKVLVHCFEGKSRSATLVLAYLMLRKNCTLLEAWTSLKQVHRRAQPNDGFAKILVDLDKKLHGRVSMEWQQRKPTMKVCPICGVNAGLSSSSLKLHLQKSHKKLSSGSVDSAMTMEIQKALTALKISRGGSVSPKQRSHSDVED from the exons ATGGCAAAAGAGCAAAGCCAGGAGCCTGCAATCACCAACCTTCTGCAGCTCCAG GACAAGGAGGAATACAAGGAGTTGGACCCTGGATCTGAGGAGCCTGAGGCCCCTTTGCCTCTCACCGTCACTTCCCGG GTCTTGTATATGTTGGGTGACATTGCCGCAGGGCCGGCATATAGAATCACGCAATGGCTGGAACTGGTTCGTAAACGGAGTGCTAAGTATCACTCGTCTGGCTTCCCCCACCGCCTTCCAAGGTTTGACAGTATGCCTTCGAG TGTAGGAgactttgttgatgattggaaAGGTTCTCTTCCCTGTGAGCAAACCACGGAAGTCAATCTCTGGGAAAGACTTGGCAAAGCTGCTACATTGGATATTGAGTCGAGTTATTTTTCCTGGGATAGGCTCTCGTCGCTTCATCACACTGAGCATAGTAGTAGCAATGACAATTCTGAGGATGAAATGAATAAAGCTCTTGAG GTAACTGTAAATTCGGGGGGTGTTGTCTTCTTTGGCCTGTTCAACCAGCCAGGGAATGATGATGCTTCTACTAAGGAAGCGGCGGCTGTTATAAAGATTTCATCATCAAGGATGGCCACGCAATCTGAACGCCTTGGATATGAAATTGCAAAGTGGCTTGGAGTTCGAACTCCTCAG GCCAGAGTCATTCATAATTGTAGCTTGGAATGGCTCCAGATTAAGGAAGCTGCAGAGAAAGCAAGAGATGCAGCAAGTGCAGAAGGAGATGAATGTGGGGAAATGACGTGTTCAGAACTTTTGGAAGCTCTTGAACTTAGCCGATGCCTTTTGCTCATGAG CTATGTTCACGGATCTCCTTTACTTGAAAGCCCAACTGTATTTGAGTCGAGGGAAACTGCAGAAAAAACAGCGGCTGCTCTTGGTAGGATCTTGATGTTGGATCTTGTCATCAGAAATGAGGATAGGCTTCCTTGCCATAAGCTCAGATGGCGTGGAAATTCTGCAAATCTATTGTTGGCTGACAAAATGTCTTTGGGAAATATGGATAGTTTGGGGGAATCCCTTGATTCTACAATCAAGCGATACAAACCAAGAGTAATCAGAGGTCTTCATAAGGATAGAAGGGTAACTTCAGTAGATAGCAAATTAGGTACTCATAATGCCGTATTGGTACCACAGACTTCTGATCTTTCAGATATTGTAGAGTCACCAAGATCTATTAAGAGTGCACTATCAGATGATGCAGTGCATTCTGATTTTCCAGTTTTGGCTATTGACTCTGGGGTTCCTCGTCGACCTCCTGCTGGAAAGCGCGCAAATGACCAGGAAATTTATCCCAGGTTGGTTGAGTTACTACTCAACAGTTCTGAGTACTCATCTAATGTGTTGCATGAAATAACATTAGGGAAGTTAGGTCGTTCTACCATACAAGAAACTGATGCATCTGATATGCCGGCGTTTGAGATGGCTTCGGTTGTTCAAGAATTTCGTGGTGGATTCCGAGCTGCTCTTCGGGATCTGCAGGGATTCCATATATTCTTACTCACACTTCATCAAAGACTGGAGAACTTGTTACGAATATTCTTCAATATTATAGATAGAATATCCTCAGGGGAGTCTGACAAAGAGGATTTGGCAGTTCCTGAGTCTTCCTCTCACGCTGCTGGAAGTGTTCATTGTGCTTCTCCACCAAGTAAGGAAAGACTTATCAATGAGAACAATCCTGATTTTAGTGATTCTGAATTACAGAGAACTGCTCCAAGGTCTTCATATTCCGGAAATAAAGAAGGCTATGACTGCAGCTCGCCCATGTCAAGGGATGGTTTGCATGGGAGATTCTCTAAAGGAATTGCGGAGCCCCTCCGTAGTTTGCGTTTGACAGCAAAGCTTCGGGATTTCCATAAATACGCCAAG GTTGATGCTGAATCAAACAAAGAACTGGAACAGTGGAATGAAATGCTAAAGTTTGATGCTGTCAAACTATGTCAAGAGAACAATTTTAATTCTGGGTTTTTCGAGGGTAGTGACAACAATGGtgttgtcgatgcttatgaatTGAAG GTTAGACTTGAGCACATTCTTGAGAGGATTGCATTGATATCTGGTGCTGCAAATACAGAGAGGCCATCTCGAGTTACAAGTTGCATGTTCATCGGTGGGGCCCTGGCTGCACGATCTGTATTCACGCTGCAACGCTTGGAAATTACTCATGTGTTGTGTTTGTGCTCCAATGAAATTGGACAAGCTGATTCTCAGTTTCCTGATCTATTTGAGTACAAGAATTTTGCT ATATGCGACAATGACGATACAAACATCAGCACCATCTTTGATGAAGCTATTGGTTTTATTGATCGTGTTGAACAAAAAAGAGGGAAGGTTCTCGTCCATTGCTTCGAGGGGAAAAGTAGAAGTGCCACCCTTGTGCTTGCCTACCTAATGCTGAGAAA GAATTGCACTCTATTAGAGGCGTGGACGTCTCTAAAACAAGTTCATCGTCGGGCGCAACCAAATGATGGTTTTGCAAAGATCCTAGTGGATCTGGATAAGAAACTTCACGGGAGAGTTTCCATGGAGTGGCAACAGCGGAAGCCTACAATGAAAGTTTGCCCAATCTGCGGGGTGAATGCAGGTCTGAGTAGCAGCTCGCTTAAGCTTCATTTGCAGAAATCACACAAGAAGCTATCGTCAGGTAGTGTCGATAGTGCAATGACAATGGAGATACAAAAGGCTTTGACAGCGCTAAAAATTAGCCGAGGCGGAAGCGTCAGCCCTAAACAGAGGTCTCATTCAGATGTGGAAGATTAG
- the LOC126598863 gene encoding dual specificity protein phosphatase PHS1-like isoform X2 codes for MAKEQSQEPAITNLLQLQDKEEYKELDPGSEEPEAPLPLTVTSRVLYMLGDIAAGPAYRITQWLELVRKRSAKYHSSGFPHRLPSVGDFVDDWKGSLPCEQTTEVNLWERLGKAATLDIESSYFSWDRLSSLHHTEHSSSNDNSEDEMNKALEVTVNSGGVVFFGLFNQPGNDDASTKEAAAVIKISSSRMATQSERLGYEIAKWLGVRTPQARVIHNCSLEWLQIKEAAEKARDAASAEGDECGEMTCSELLEALELSRCLLLMSYVHGSPLLESPTVFESRETAEKTAAALGRILMLDLVIRNEDRLPCHKLRWRGNSANLLLADKMSLGNMDSLGESLDSTIKRYKPRVIRGLHKDRRVTSVDSKLGTHNAVLVPQTSDLSDIVESPRSIKSALSDDAVHSDFPVLAIDSGVPRRPPAGKRANDQEIYPRLVELLLNSSEYSSNVLHEITLGKLGRSTIQETDASDMPAFEMASVVQEFRGGFRAALRDLQGFHIFLLTLHQRLENLLRIFFNIIDRISSGESDKEDLAVPESSSHAAGSVHCASPPSKERLINENNPDFSDSELQRTAPRSSYSGNKEGYDCSSPMSRDGLHGRFSKGIAEPLRSLRLTAKLRDFHKYAKVDAESNKELEQWNEMLKFDAVKLCQENNFNSGFFEGSDNNGVVDAYELKVRLEHILERIALISGAANTERPSRVTSCMFIGGALAARSVFTLQRLEITHVLCLCSNEIGQADSQFPDLFEYKNFAICDNDDTNISTIFDEAIGFIDRVEQKRGKVLVHCFEGKSRSATLVLAYLMLRKNCTLLEAWTSLKQVHRRAQPNDGFAKILVDLDKKLHGRVSMEWQQRKPTMKVCPICGVNAGLSSSSLKLHLQKSHKKLSSGSVDSAMTMEIQKALTALKISRGGSVSPKQRSHSDVED; via the exons ATGGCAAAAGAGCAAAGCCAGGAGCCTGCAATCACCAACCTTCTGCAGCTCCAG GACAAGGAGGAATACAAGGAGTTGGACCCTGGATCTGAGGAGCCTGAGGCCCCTTTGCCTCTCACCGTCACTTCCCGG GTCTTGTATATGTTGGGTGACATTGCCGCAGGGCCGGCATATAGAATCACGCAATGGCTGGAACTGGTTCGTAAACGGAGTGCTAAGTATCACTCGTCTGGCTTCCCCCACCGCCTTCCAAG TGTAGGAgactttgttgatgattggaaAGGTTCTCTTCCCTGTGAGCAAACCACGGAAGTCAATCTCTGGGAAAGACTTGGCAAAGCTGCTACATTGGATATTGAGTCGAGTTATTTTTCCTGGGATAGGCTCTCGTCGCTTCATCACACTGAGCATAGTAGTAGCAATGACAATTCTGAGGATGAAATGAATAAAGCTCTTGAG GTAACTGTAAATTCGGGGGGTGTTGTCTTCTTTGGCCTGTTCAACCAGCCAGGGAATGATGATGCTTCTACTAAGGAAGCGGCGGCTGTTATAAAGATTTCATCATCAAGGATGGCCACGCAATCTGAACGCCTTGGATATGAAATTGCAAAGTGGCTTGGAGTTCGAACTCCTCAG GCCAGAGTCATTCATAATTGTAGCTTGGAATGGCTCCAGATTAAGGAAGCTGCAGAGAAAGCAAGAGATGCAGCAAGTGCAGAAGGAGATGAATGTGGGGAAATGACGTGTTCAGAACTTTTGGAAGCTCTTGAACTTAGCCGATGCCTTTTGCTCATGAG CTATGTTCACGGATCTCCTTTACTTGAAAGCCCAACTGTATTTGAGTCGAGGGAAACTGCAGAAAAAACAGCGGCTGCTCTTGGTAGGATCTTGATGTTGGATCTTGTCATCAGAAATGAGGATAGGCTTCCTTGCCATAAGCTCAGATGGCGTGGAAATTCTGCAAATCTATTGTTGGCTGACAAAATGTCTTTGGGAAATATGGATAGTTTGGGGGAATCCCTTGATTCTACAATCAAGCGATACAAACCAAGAGTAATCAGAGGTCTTCATAAGGATAGAAGGGTAACTTCAGTAGATAGCAAATTAGGTACTCATAATGCCGTATTGGTACCACAGACTTCTGATCTTTCAGATATTGTAGAGTCACCAAGATCTATTAAGAGTGCACTATCAGATGATGCAGTGCATTCTGATTTTCCAGTTTTGGCTATTGACTCTGGGGTTCCTCGTCGACCTCCTGCTGGAAAGCGCGCAAATGACCAGGAAATTTATCCCAGGTTGGTTGAGTTACTACTCAACAGTTCTGAGTACTCATCTAATGTGTTGCATGAAATAACATTAGGGAAGTTAGGTCGTTCTACCATACAAGAAACTGATGCATCTGATATGCCGGCGTTTGAGATGGCTTCGGTTGTTCAAGAATTTCGTGGTGGATTCCGAGCTGCTCTTCGGGATCTGCAGGGATTCCATATATTCTTACTCACACTTCATCAAAGACTGGAGAACTTGTTACGAATATTCTTCAATATTATAGATAGAATATCCTCAGGGGAGTCTGACAAAGAGGATTTGGCAGTTCCTGAGTCTTCCTCTCACGCTGCTGGAAGTGTTCATTGTGCTTCTCCACCAAGTAAGGAAAGACTTATCAATGAGAACAATCCTGATTTTAGTGATTCTGAATTACAGAGAACTGCTCCAAGGTCTTCATATTCCGGAAATAAAGAAGGCTATGACTGCAGCTCGCCCATGTCAAGGGATGGTTTGCATGGGAGATTCTCTAAAGGAATTGCGGAGCCCCTCCGTAGTTTGCGTTTGACAGCAAAGCTTCGGGATTTCCATAAATACGCCAAG GTTGATGCTGAATCAAACAAAGAACTGGAACAGTGGAATGAAATGCTAAAGTTTGATGCTGTCAAACTATGTCAAGAGAACAATTTTAATTCTGGGTTTTTCGAGGGTAGTGACAACAATGGtgttgtcgatgcttatgaatTGAAG GTTAGACTTGAGCACATTCTTGAGAGGATTGCATTGATATCTGGTGCTGCAAATACAGAGAGGCCATCTCGAGTTACAAGTTGCATGTTCATCGGTGGGGCCCTGGCTGCACGATCTGTATTCACGCTGCAACGCTTGGAAATTACTCATGTGTTGTGTTTGTGCTCCAATGAAATTGGACAAGCTGATTCTCAGTTTCCTGATCTATTTGAGTACAAGAATTTTGCT ATATGCGACAATGACGATACAAACATCAGCACCATCTTTGATGAAGCTATTGGTTTTATTGATCGTGTTGAACAAAAAAGAGGGAAGGTTCTCGTCCATTGCTTCGAGGGGAAAAGTAGAAGTGCCACCCTTGTGCTTGCCTACCTAATGCTGAGAAA GAATTGCACTCTATTAGAGGCGTGGACGTCTCTAAAACAAGTTCATCGTCGGGCGCAACCAAATGATGGTTTTGCAAAGATCCTAGTGGATCTGGATAAGAAACTTCACGGGAGAGTTTCCATGGAGTGGCAACAGCGGAAGCCTACAATGAAAGTTTGCCCAATCTGCGGGGTGAATGCAGGTCTGAGTAGCAGCTCGCTTAAGCTTCATTTGCAGAAATCACACAAGAAGCTATCGTCAGGTAGTGTCGATAGTGCAATGACAATGGAGATACAAAAGGCTTTGACAGCGCTAAAAATTAGCCGAGGCGGAAGCGTCAGCCCTAAACAGAGGTCTCATTCAGATGTGGAAGATTAG
- the LOC126599276 gene encoding serine carboxypeptidase-like 45 yields MCPSETWKAMSMAAAIFLQLCSSMEAVESSSHHHPDHKITSLPGQPRVGFQHFSGYITVDDHNHKALFYYFAEAEITPASKPLVLWLNGGPGCSSLGVGAFSENGPFRPDGEVLVRNEYSWNREANMLYLETPVGVGFSYAKTSSSYIAVDDEATARDNLVFLQRWFNKFPQYKHRDLFLTGESYAGHYIPQLAKLMIEINRKEKLFSLKGIALGNPVLEFATDFNSRAEFFWSHGLISDSTYNMFTSVCNYSRYVSEYYRDSLSPVCSRVMSQVSKETSKFVDKYDVTLDVCISSVLSQSKVISPNQMTERIDVCVEDKTVNYLNRKDVQKALHARLVGVRRWDVCSNILDYQVLNLEIPTISLVRSLVKQGIPVLVYSGDQDSVIPLTGSRRLVYRLAMELGLNTTVPYRVWFEGKQVGGWTQVYGNILSFATIRGASHEAPFSQPERSLRLFKSFLAGRPLPEVF; encoded by the exons ATGTGTCCTTCTGAGACATGGAAGGCCATGTCAATGGCTGCAGCAATTTTTCTTCAGCTTTGCTCTTCCATGGAGGCTGTTGAGTCCTCTTCTCATCACCATCCTGATCACAAGATAACCAGCCTTCCTGGACAACCCCGTGTCGGATTCCAACATTTTTCGGGTTACATTACCGTGGACGATCACAATCACAAAGCTCTTTTTTACTACTTTGCTGAAGCCGAAATCACTCCAGCTTCAAAGCCTTTGGTCCTCTGGTTGAATGGAG GACCCGGTTGCTCTTCTCTTGGGGTAGGAGCATTCTCTGAGAATGGACCTTTTAGACCAGATGGTGAGGTTCTGGTTAGAAATGAGTACAGCTGGAATAGAG AGGCAAATATGTTGTATTTAGAGACACCAGTTGGAGTGGGATTCTCTTATGCTAAAACAAGCTCCTCCTATATAGCAGTGGATGATGAGGCAACAG CGAGGGACAATCTTGTATTCTTGCAACGCTGGTTCAACAAGTTCCCCCAGTACAAGCACAGGGATTTGTTTCTAACAGGAGAAAGTTATGCAG GTCACTACATCCCTCAACTTGCAAAGCTTATGATTGAAATCAACAGAAAGGAAAAGTTGTTCAGTCTAAAAGGAATTGCT CTGGGAAATCCTGTTCTAGAATTTGCCACGGACTTTAATTCGAGAGCGGAGTTCTTCTGGTCTCACGGGCTAATATCCGATTCAACATACAACATGTTCACTTCTGTCTGTAACTATTCGCGCTATGTGAGCGAGTACTACAGAGACTCGCTGTCGCCTGTTTGCTCAAGGGTTATGAGCCAAGTGAGCAAAGAAACAAGTAAATTTGTGGACAAGTATGATGTAACCCTAGATGTCTGCATTTCATCTGTGCTCTCACAATCCAAGGTTATAAGCCCCAAT CAAATGACTGAGAGGATAGATGTGTGTGTTGAAGACAAAACTGTGAATTATTTGAACCGGAAAGATGTGCAAAAGGCTCTCCATGCGCGGCTTGTTGGAGTTCGGAGATGGGATGTTTGCAGCAA CATTTTGGACTACCAAGTGCTCAACCTGGAAATACCTACAATCTCACTAGTCAGATCGCTTGTGAAGCAAGGAATCCCAGTCTTGGTGTACAG tGGAGATCAGGATTCTGTAATTCCATTAACGGGAAGCCGAAGGTTGGTATATAGATTGGCAATGGAGTTAGGATTGAACACCACTGTCCCTTATCGAGTTTGGTTCGAAGGAAAGCAG GTTGGTGGGTGGACTCAAGTTTACGGAAACATTCTCTCATTTGCCACCATCAGAGGTGCCTCCCATGAAGCTCCATTCTCACAGCCTGAGAGATCACTGAGGCTGTTTAAGTCATTTCTGGCAGGCAGGCCTCTGCCTGAAGTTTTCTGA